A window of the Brachybacterium avium genome harbors these coding sequences:
- a CDS encoding MinD/ParA family ATP-binding protein has product MTDAQITINHDGTGSVTVDGETTTIAASGAAEARQEATAHIAKRAAELGRPLPATAAENGRTWPLLIATDGTVTPRPQDAAAAARPSTVSAPSVEIPDAQADLDVAHSRPVTGQPAPSGGQPATDAIISEVPGAQDDLEATRPRAIATKAPAAPRPSAPAPQIPSPAVDELHTFREVQADVHSSVTPTQQNESQHASAVDPPTAPGAVDADPRWADIAQQPATHGLRGALNGMGLKLAPAEEELTERREALRQEIAREEETRRADEQLAQEEAVQESRRAARERAAAEKNRAERAIIQTPLEETKHVLIANDKGGQGKTSATFCIGATAGRIRGGDVIAWDANETRGNLGFRAQKAPTVRSVVDLLEQAADDFTTVEGSKRSTLARYTRNQGDNHFAVLASDEDPENQDLVDGDAFEKVNEILGRFYSLILIDTGNNHRVSHFRAALAAADQLVIPVSAGADGGHAAETMMNTLDRHGLGHLVKGAVVLLNDSATRRGDATGIAAKLEQRVRTIIPIPFDPILDAGGEIDFDALQPTTRAAYQEATAAIAHGLADTKEH; this is encoded by the coding sequence ATGACCGACGCCCAGATCACCATCAACCACGACGGCACCGGTTCCGTCACCGTCGACGGCGAGACCACGACGATCGCGGCCTCAGGGGCCGCCGAGGCGCGCCAGGAGGCCACCGCGCACATCGCAAAGCGCGCGGCCGAGCTCGGCCGACCACTTCCCGCGACCGCCGCCGAGAACGGCCGCACCTGGCCCCTGCTCATCGCGACAGACGGCACCGTCACCCCTCGCCCCCAGGACGCCGCTGCAGCCGCACGCCCGAGCACCGTCAGCGCACCGTCCGTCGAGATCCCCGACGCCCAGGCGGACCTCGATGTGGCTCACTCCCGCCCCGTCACTGGCCAGCCCGCGCCCTCCGGGGGGCAGCCGGCCACCGATGCCATCATCAGCGAGGTCCCCGGAGCACAGGACGACCTCGAGGCCACGCGCCCCCGCGCGATCGCCACCAAGGCCCCCGCAGCACCACGGCCCTCCGCTCCGGCGCCGCAGATCCCCTCCCCTGCCGTCGACGAGCTGCACACCTTCCGCGAGGTGCAGGCCGACGTCCACTCCTCCGTGACCCCGACCCAGCAGAACGAGAGCCAGCACGCCTCGGCCGTCGATCCGCCCACCGCTCCCGGCGCCGTCGACGCCGACCCTCGCTGGGCCGACATCGCCCAGCAGCCCGCCACGCACGGCCTCCGAGGCGCCCTCAACGGGATGGGGCTCAAGCTCGCCCCCGCAGAGGAGGAGCTCACGGAGCGGCGCGAGGCACTCCGTCAGGAGATCGCGCGCGAGGAGGAAACGCGCCGCGCCGACGAGCAGCTCGCTCAAGAGGAAGCGGTCCAGGAGTCCCGCCGCGCCGCCCGCGAACGTGCAGCGGCAGAGAAGAACCGCGCCGAGCGCGCCATCATCCAGACCCCCCTCGAGGAGACCAAGCACGTCCTCATCGCCAACGACAAGGGAGGGCAGGGCAAGACCAGTGCCACTTTCTGCATCGGCGCGACCGCCGGCCGTATCCGCGGCGGCGACGTCATCGCCTGGGACGCCAACGAGACGCGCGGCAACCTCGGCTTCCGCGCGCAGAAGGCCCCTACCGTGCGCAGCGTCGTCGACCTCCTCGAGCAGGCCGCCGACGACTTCACCACCGTGGAGGGCTCCAAGCGCTCCACCCTCGCCCGCTACACCCGCAACCAGGGCGACAACCACTTCGCCGTTCTCGCCTCCGATGAGGACCCCGAGAACCAGGACCTCGTCGACGGTGACGCCTTCGAGAAGGTCAACGAGATCCTCGGCCGGTTCTACTCCCTCATCCTCATCGACACCGGCAACAACCACCGCGTCTCCCACTTCCGCGCTGCCCTCGCCGCCGCTGACCAGCTCGTCATCCCCGTCTCCGCTGGCGCCGACGGAGGCCACGCCGCCGAAACCATGATGAACACCCTCGACCGCCACGGACTCGGACACCTCGTCAAGGGTGCCGTCGTCCTCCTCAACGACTCCGCCACCCGCCGCGGCGACGCCACTGGCATCGCCGCGAAGTTAGAGCAGCGCGTCCGAACCATCATCCCGATCCCCTTCGACCCCATCCTCGACGCCGGCGGCGAGATCGACTTCGACGCCCTGCAGCCCACCACCCGCGCCGCCTACCAGGAAGCGACCGCGGCGATCGCCCACGGCCTCGCAGACACCAAGGAGCACTGA
- a CDS encoding glutaredoxin domain-containing protein, producing the protein MNTEILTIYTRPNCGPCLATKRALAKAGIAFVEVPLEEVTDEQRAAFQAAGFRQAPVVLTPGGDAWAGFRPDRIGQQ; encoded by the coding sequence ATGAACACCGAGATCCTCACCATCTACACCCGTCCCAACTGCGGTCCGTGCCTCGCTACGAAGCGAGCGCTGGCCAAGGCGGGCATCGCCTTCGTGGAGGTGCCTCTCGAGGAGGTCACTGACGAGCAGCGTGCGGCCTTCCAGGCTGCGGGCTTCCGGCAGGCTCCGGTCGTGCTGACCCCGGGCGGGGACGCATGGGCGGGATTCCGTCCGGATCGCATCGGGCAGCAGTGA
- a CDS encoding ParA family protein yields the protein MAVYTSALPKGGSTKTSTAAEIALALARRGLRVLAIDLDQQGNLSTRLGITPETPIEATAAEVLDASATLWEAAEPAPTAQGVDVIVGAHDLTALEEQPPPDLVTSLRDMLPTVGGRWDHVVIDTPPNVGALTMAGLAAADHVIVSLQAATEAYDQLDRLEAVIAERLTRRIRPGLQISAVVPAMVDSRRLLDREILELLAQRYGDRVTPPVRQAVAVRDAYTAGMGVSVYDPDSAVAADYRAATDHLLNLTMGAH from the coding sequence ATGGCCGTCTACACCAGCGCCCTGCCCAAGGGCGGGTCCACGAAGACCAGTACCGCAGCCGAGATCGCCCTGGCCCTGGCGCGCCGCGGCCTCCGAGTCCTCGCCATCGACCTCGACCAGCAGGGCAACCTGTCTACCCGCCTGGGGATCACCCCGGAGACGCCCATCGAAGCGACCGCCGCCGAGGTGCTGGATGCCTCCGCCACCCTGTGGGAAGCGGCCGAGCCGGCGCCGACCGCGCAGGGTGTCGACGTAATCGTCGGAGCCCACGACCTGACCGCCCTCGAGGAGCAGCCGCCGCCGGACCTGGTCACCAGCCTGCGTGACATGCTGCCGACGGTGGGGGGCCGGTGGGACCACGTCGTCATCGACACGCCCCCGAACGTCGGTGCCCTGACCATGGCGGGACTCGCCGCCGCCGATCACGTGATCGTCAGCCTGCAGGCCGCCACCGAGGCGTACGACCAGCTCGACCGCCTCGAGGCCGTGATCGCCGAGCGCTTGACGCGCCGCATCCGCCCCGGCCTGCAGATCAGCGCTGTCGTCCCGGCCATGGTCGACTCCCGCCGCCTGCTCGATCGGGAGATCCTCGAGCTCCTCGCGCAGCGCTACGGCGATCGCGTCACGCCGCCGGTGCGGCAGGCCGTCGCCGTGCGCGACGCCTACACCGCCGGCATGGGCGTGAGCGTCTATGACCCCGACAGCGCGGTCGCCGCCGACTACCGCGCCGCGACCGATCACCTGCTCAACCTCACGATGGGAGCCCACTGA